In the Fibrobacter sp. UWB5 genome, one interval contains:
- a CDS encoding DUF4912 domain-containing protein, with protein MAIKKETETKSKVKTAKSTTLKAMKDAEEKAVKAVAKVKKAAATKVSKISDEVKKVTAKKTTTAKTTAKTAATKAAEKPAAKTTAAKTAVKAAATKAAAVKTAVKTAAKTAVKKVASKTATKAKASEKEVAKLAQSFDAEYLVLMQKDPNWMHAFWEVSENRINEAKHGKGKIVLRLFDIADDLTVQRGKKRKFRDVEVPANARSWYVENTAGKSCVAVLGAVSGKNFKPIVESAPVMTFDKSAAAPAADDAFAKASLGGNTLGNFMSSGFSSQTAESWLKSLGGNFGSSSESMFSGALSSAALQSNNIEVAKDSVNYGKDFFLWVKTRLIVYGGTRPDAHLQVRGEPFPLNPDGTFSFEEDLPDSTKIIPVFATDKDGDFPTTIVPIVVKRTE; from the coding sequence ATGGCTATAAAAAAAGAGACTGAAACAAAATCCAAGGTTAAGACTGCAAAGTCCACGACTCTCAAGGCGATGAAAGACGCCGAAGAAAAGGCCGTGAAGGCTGTGGCCAAGGTGAAGAAGGCTGCCGCAACGAAGGTCTCCAAGATCTCCGACGAAGTCAAGAAGGTAACCGCCAAGAAGACGACTACGGCCAAGACGACTGCCAAGACCGCTGCAACCAAGGCTGCAGAAAAACCGGCTGCCAAGACAACTGCTGCTAAAACCGCTGTTAAGGCTGCTGCAACGAAGGCCGCCGCTGTCAAAACGGCTGTGAAGACGGCTGCAAAAACCGCAGTCAAAAAGGTGGCTTCGAAGACCGCTACAAAGGCCAAGGCGTCCGAAAAGGAAGTCGCCAAGCTCGCACAGTCTTTCGATGCCGAATACCTGGTACTCATGCAGAAGGACCCGAACTGGATGCATGCCTTCTGGGAAGTATCTGAAAACAGAATTAATGAAGCAAAGCACGGTAAGGGGAAAATCGTTCTTCGCCTGTTCGACATTGCTGACGACCTTACGGTGCAGCGCGGCAAGAAGCGCAAGTTCCGCGATGTCGAAGTTCCGGCAAATGCCCGTAGCTGGTATGTCGAAAACACCGCCGGCAAGTCCTGCGTCGCCGTTCTCGGCGCCGTGTCCGGCAAGAATTTCAAGCCCATCGTGGAATCGGCTCCGGTCATGACTTTTGACAAGTCCGCTGCCGCTCCTGCCGCAGACGATGCCTTTGCCAAGGCATCTCTTGGTGGCAATACCCTCGGCAACTTCATGAGTTCCGGATTCTCGAGCCAGACGGCTGAATCCTGGCTCAAGAGCCTGGGCGGAAACTTCGGTAGTTCTTCTGAATCCATGTTCTCCGGTGCTCTTTCTAGCGCTGCCTTGCAGTCCAACAACATCGAAGTCGCCAAGGATTCCGTGAACTACGGTAAGGATTTCTTCCTCTGGGTCAAGACCCGCTTGATCGTTTACGGCGGAACCCGTCCGGACGCTCACCTCCAGGTGCGCGGTGAACCGTTCCCGCTGAACCCGGATGGCACCTTCAGCTTTGAAGAAGACCTGCCGGATTCTACGAAGATCATTCCGGTGTTTGCGACCGACAAGGATGGCGATTTCCCGACCACGATCGTTCCGATTGTCGTAAAGCGCACGGAGTAA
- a CDS encoding glycoside hydrolase family 57 protein, whose amino-acid sequence MHAHLPFVRHPEYKRFFEENWLFEAIAETYLPLVQAMRRLLEKGVPGTLNLSVSPPLIEMLSDESLLNKFSEHLKHQLKLIEKEVARNAGTDLETLSHFYLSRQHTLIDLWENRIHRNLLAEFLELEKAGKLNLLTCVGTHPFLPAYQSDPASIRMQLDVTVRAFERAFGRKPMGVWLPECGYFPGLDKYLAEFGLHYFFLETHGVLLASPTPKYGVFTPLRTTQGLYCMGREQKSSMEVWSRRTGYPGHPEYREFFTDISKNRPRDYLGEYFFAGDTPIDSGFKYNRITGGEHKEIYRPWNAMKLAEDHARLFVVNREATISELLVNMEGHKAAMLCPYDAELFGHWWFEGPIFLEEMLMRAASSSVIEFAGADQVMTCSADPDAHEPAFSSWGEGGFGSVWINGETDKYYPQSYRMRAMIDHLMSIREKMGAQSPRGKLLARYIKQMERELMLFQASDWAFMIHNHSAEGYARRRLDDHYKNGHDLFAEACKAILRNTDKPAASSILPKLEETNNIFSWL is encoded by the coding sequence ATGCACGCACATTTACCTTTTGTGCGGCATCCGGAATATAAACGCTTTTTCGAAGAGAACTGGCTGTTCGAGGCTATTGCCGAAACGTACCTGCCTTTGGTGCAGGCTATGCGCCGTCTCCTGGAAAAGGGTGTTCCCGGGACGCTTAACTTGAGCGTTTCGCCCCCGCTTATCGAAATGCTTTCGGACGAAAGCTTGCTCAATAAGTTTTCGGAGCATTTGAAACACCAGCTCAAGCTGATTGAAAAAGAAGTGGCCCGCAATGCGGGTACGGACTTAGAAACTCTTTCGCATTTTTACCTTTCGCGCCAGCACACGCTAATTGACTTGTGGGAAAACCGCATCCATCGCAATCTGCTGGCAGAATTCCTGGAACTTGAAAAAGCGGGCAAACTGAACTTGCTCACTTGCGTGGGCACGCACCCGTTCTTGCCGGCCTACCAGAGCGATCCGGCCTCTATCCGCATGCAGCTCGATGTGACGGTGCGGGCGTTCGAGCGTGCTTTCGGCCGTAAGCCCATGGGCGTGTGGCTCCCGGAATGCGGCTACTTTCCGGGACTCGACAAGTACCTCGCCGAATTCGGCCTGCATTATTTCTTCCTGGAAACCCACGGTGTATTGCTTGCTTCGCCCACGCCCAAGTACGGCGTGTTCACGCCGCTGCGTACCACGCAGGGGCTTTATTGCATGGGCCGCGAACAGAAAAGTTCCATGGAAGTCTGGAGCCGCCGTACAGGTTATCCGGGCCATCCCGAGTACCGCGAATTCTTTACCGATATTTCGAAAAACCGCCCGCGCGATTATTTGGGCGAATACTTCTTTGCCGGCGATACGCCCATTGATTCTGGATTCAAGTACAACCGCATTACCGGTGGCGAACACAAAGAAATTTACCGCCCGTGGAACGCGATGAAACTCGCCGAAGACCATGCGCGACTTTTCGTGGTGAACCGCGAAGCGACCATTTCAGAATTGCTGGTGAACATGGAAGGCCATAAGGCCGCCATGCTTTGCCCCTACGACGCGGAACTCTTTGGACACTGGTGGTTCGAAGGCCCGATTTTCCTTGAAGAGATGCTGATGCGCGCCGCGTCATCGTCGGTGATTGAATTTGCAGGCGCAGACCAGGTGATGACCTGTTCTGCAGACCCCGATGCCCATGAACCGGCGTTTTCAAGCTGGGGTGAAGGCGGCTTCGGTTCCGTTTGGATTAACGGAGAAACGGACAAGTATTACCCGCAATCTTACCGCATGCGCGCCATGATCGATCACTTGATGTCTATTCGTGAAAAGATGGGCGCTCAGTCGCCCCGCGGAAAGTTGCTTGCTCGCTATATTAAGCAAATGGAGCGAGAACTCATGTTGTTCCAGGCTTCGGACTGGGCATTCATGATCCATAACCATTCGGCAGAGGGGTATGCCCGCCGCCGTTTAGACGACCATTATAAAAATGGTCATGATTTGTTTGCGGAAGCCTGCAAGGCCATTTTGCGTAATACCGATAAGCCGGCTGCCAGTTCCATTTTGCCGAAACTCGAAGAAACCAACAATATCTTCAGCTGGCTTTAA
- a CDS encoding UbiD family decarboxylase, giving the protein MYKNLEQALLDLERAGMLKRIQREVDPYLEMPEIARQAFENNGPAILFEHVKGSPFRAVCNIFGTQERLDFLFRDTLKGTQTAVVFKSNPVEFFKHASPAKLLRAARTGLHSLPKKSGSIRDFKECKLSDLPQLVCWPEDGGAFITLPQVATRPAENASVMTTNVGMYRIQISGNEYASDECGLHYQIKRDIARHHQKAIEEGRPLKVSIFIGGTPAQTVAAVMPMPENLSELLFAGMLGGKRFRYFIHDGYLVSSDADFCILGELQPDLKPEGPFGDHIGYYSDRHPFPFLKVKKVLCKKNAIYPFTVVGRPPQEDTLFGSFIHQITKPMVPASIPGLVALHAVDDAGVHPLCLALAHERFRPFAKPEDREPLELLKTANAILGFNQASLTKYLLIAAAEDEEAGRKIDVNDVAGFFGHVLERINFSRDLHFETSTSIDTLDYTGSKLNHGSKLTLAAAGLKKRKLRHNPEDLQTLKIPGITAAKIPMSGVIVLQGPAYDSTTRDAFMAQIEEALAHWEFRENYPWISIVDSELDSSLDSGNLRDFLWLTFTRSDPAKDVFGYRAQVCEKHWACEAPLMVDARIKPHHQKALTVPEEIRERARQVLEEEKVLGGCK; this is encoded by the coding sequence ATGTACAAAAACTTGGAACAGGCACTGCTGGATCTTGAACGAGCAGGCATGCTCAAGCGCATTCAGCGTGAAGTGGATCCGTACCTGGAAATGCCCGAAATCGCGCGCCAAGCTTTTGAAAACAATGGCCCTGCCATTCTATTCGAACATGTCAAGGGAAGCCCCTTTAGGGCCGTCTGCAATATCTTCGGCACGCAAGAGCGGCTTGATTTTTTATTCCGCGACACCCTGAAAGGGACGCAGACCGCCGTAGTTTTCAAGTCGAATCCGGTAGAGTTCTTTAAGCACGCCTCGCCTGCCAAGCTTTTGAGGGCCGCCCGCACCGGCCTGCATTCGCTCCCGAAAAAGAGCGGAAGCATTCGCGATTTTAAGGAATGCAAGCTCTCGGACTTGCCGCAGCTCGTTTGCTGGCCAGAGGACGGCGGTGCATTTATTACGCTTCCGCAGGTGGCGACTCGCCCCGCCGAAAACGCCTCGGTCATGACGACCAACGTGGGCATGTACCGCATCCAGATTTCTGGCAACGAATACGCCAGCGACGAATGCGGGCTGCATTACCAAATCAAGCGCGATATCGCCAGACACCACCAAAAGGCCATTGAAGAAGGCAGACCGCTCAAGGTGAGCATCTTTATCGGAGGCACGCCGGCGCAGACGGTGGCTGCCGTGATGCCCATGCCCGAAAACCTGAGCGAGCTCCTGTTCGCTGGCATGCTCGGCGGCAAGCGGTTCCGTTACTTTATCCACGACGGCTACCTGGTTTCGAGCGATGCGGACTTTTGCATTCTGGGCGAACTTCAGCCGGATTTAAAGCCCGAAGGTCCCTTCGGAGACCACATCGGCTACTATTCCGATAGGCATCCGTTCCCGTTCCTGAAAGTCAAGAAAGTCTTGTGCAAGAAGAACGCCATCTACCCCTTTACAGTCGTAGGGCGCCCGCCGCAAGAAGACACCTTGTTCGGGAGTTTTATCCACCAGATTACAAAGCCCATGGTTCCGGCATCGATTCCGGGACTTGTGGCGCTCCACGCCGTCGATGACGCCGGAGTGCACCCGCTTTGCCTGGCGCTTGCCCACGAACGCTTTAGGCCCTTTGCCAAGCCCGAAGACCGCGAACCTCTTGAACTTTTGAAAACAGCAAACGCGATTCTCGGGTTCAATCAGGCGAGCTTGACCAAGTACCTTTTGATTGCCGCAGCCGAAGACGAAGAGGCTGGCCGTAAAATTGACGTCAACGATGTGGCCGGATTCTTCGGCCATGTGCTGGAACGAATCAACTTTAGCCGCGACTTGCATTTCGAAACGAGCACGAGCATCGACACGCTGGACTACACCGGAAGCAAGCTGAATCATGGTTCCAAGCTGACGCTTGCCGCCGCAGGCCTAAAGAAGCGCAAGCTCCGCCACAATCCCGAAGATTTGCAGACGCTCAAGATTCCGGGAATTACCGCAGCCAAAATCCCGATGTCAGGCGTGATTGTTCTGCAGGGTCCCGCCTACGATAGCACCACCCGCGATGCCTTTATGGCACAAATCGAAGAGGCTCTCGCCCACTGGGAATTCCGCGAGAATTACCCCTGGATCTCGATAGTCGATTCTGAACTCGATTCTTCTCTGGACAGCGGCAATCTTCGCGATTTCTTGTGGCTGACCTTTACGCGTTCAGACCCGGCGAAGGACGTTTTCGGCTACCGCGCCCAAGTCTGCGAAAAACACTGGGCATGTGAGGCCCCGTTGATGGTGGATGCACGCATCAAGCCCCACCATCAAAAAGCGCTTACCGTTCCCGAAGAAATTCGTGAGCGCGCACGTCAAGTTTTGGAGGAAGAAAAAGTTTTGGGGGGTTGTAAATGA
- a CDS encoding Dabb family protein: MIRHIVFWKLKSEAEGATAKENGQKMVDAFHALAGKIPGLLSIESGLNFNKAELGNGDVEYDIALDTTFHTKAALDVYQNHPEHLAIVSFVKKVVTERRAVDFEF; this comes from the coding sequence ATGATCCGTCACATTGTTTTTTGGAAATTGAAGAGCGAAGCCGAAGGTGCTACCGCAAAAGAAAACGGCCAGAAGATGGTCGACGCTTTCCACGCCTTGGCAGGAAAGATTCCTGGACTCTTGAGCATCGAATCGGGTTTGAACTTCAACAAGGCCGAACTGGGTAACGGAGACGTGGAATACGATATTGCACTCGACACCACCTTCCACACCAAGGCAGCACTCGACGTTTACCAGAACCATCCGGAACATTTGGCAATCGTTTCCTTCGTCAAGAAGGTCGTGACCGAACGTCGCGCAGTCGATTTTGAATTTTAA
- a CDS encoding glycosyltransferase, whose translation MFTIVDFNNFWSPSGGGVRRYHLQKMAFYESQEEVLSVFVMPDSRTYTEQKSKGLIIEHVEAYRFPGKWEYRFMWRPSQIRPVLEKYKPQVIEVGSPYILPTMVRHVAKKVVPEAILLSFWHADFPITYVQRPVTNKFGRTLGILAKKVAFWYARQEFKHFDGIQVSCDEVLKRLEKNHLPKSHWIPLGCDIQMFSPEKRDEKLVLQLKAGRPERLTIFFPHRFCEEKGIELLLGAYPLIAEKLGCEPALVFAGTGPYLPQVEEAVQKHSHIQYAGFISSIDEMARHYASVDMGLALSGWETFGLSILESMACGNAQIGASTGAAAEHVKNSGAGVVLKKRTPEALANAIVELYRSDLSQKKANARTYAEKFSWNDCFKRQLDLYKQIYNQKRNA comes from the coding sequence ATGTTCACGATTGTCGATTTCAACAATTTCTGGAGTCCTTCCGGCGGCGGCGTCCGTCGCTACCATTTGCAGAAAATGGCCTTCTACGAAAGTCAGGAAGAAGTCCTGTCCGTTTTCGTAATGCCGGATTCCAGGACTTATACCGAGCAGAAGAGCAAGGGGCTCATTATCGAGCACGTGGAAGCGTATCGATTCCCGGGCAAGTGGGAATACCGCTTTATGTGGAGGCCTTCGCAGATTAGGCCCGTGCTCGAAAAATACAAGCCCCAAGTGATCGAAGTCGGTTCGCCCTATATCTTGCCGACCATGGTGCGCCATGTGGCCAAGAAGGTGGTGCCCGAAGCGATTCTTTTGAGTTTCTGGCATGCCGATTTCCCCATCACCTACGTGCAGCGCCCGGTCACGAACAAGTTTGGCCGTACGCTAGGCATTTTGGCCAAGAAGGTCGCCTTCTGGTACGCCAGGCAGGAATTCAAGCATTTCGACGGCATCCAGGTTTCTTGCGACGAAGTCCTGAAGCGTCTCGAAAAGAATCACCTGCCGAAATCGCACTGGATTCCGCTGGGTTGCGACATCCAGATGTTTTCGCCCGAAAAGCGAGACGAAAAGCTGGTTCTGCAACTGAAAGCCGGAAGGCCGGAACGCCTCACCATATTCTTCCCGCACCGTTTTTGCGAAGAAAAGGGAATCGAGCTCTTGCTGGGCGCCTACCCGCTGATCGCAGAAAAACTGGGGTGTGAACCGGCCCTCGTTTTTGCAGGCACGGGCCCCTACCTGCCGCAAGTGGAAGAAGCTGTCCAGAAGCACTCGCACATTCAATACGCCGGTTTTATTTCGTCGATCGATGAAATGGCAAGGCACTATGCCAGCGTAGACATGGGACTCGCCCTTTCGGGCTGGGAAACCTTCGGCCTTTCGATTCTCGAAAGCATGGCCTGCGGAAACGCCCAGATTGGCGCAAGCACCGGTGCCGCCGCCGAGCATGTGAAGAACTCCGGTGCAGGCGTCGTTTTGAAAAAACGCACTCCCGAAGCCCTGGCAAATGCCATTGTAGAACTTTACCGTTCGGACTTGAGCCAAAAGAAAGCAAACGCCCGAACCTACGCCGAAAAATTCAGCTGGAACGATTGCTTTAAGCGGCAATTGGACCTGTACAAACAAATTTATAACCAAAAGAGGAACGCATGA
- a CDS encoding CHC2 zinc finger domain-containing protein — translation MIIDQEHAGIVMRAKTHPRQLGIPLSRWGRNLIACCPFHSPEETSLFFYDALGYWRYRCLQCGSEGDLVEFVMRSRFNGMDEPAARAEAVNFLGNLEPEHDLQEEHPWIKEIGGEKSKVLENFVRYCHWAACKSPSSAEFLAARGWSIGQAQLYGIGYYSGDPEPFVSFCMMSGIERHQISFYLDNLDAYHEPRITIPARNSKGLIHSVYGRVINENDSPHTYVSYASGPSDIPFNIQSDVTKPIVVEGFFDALTADLAGIPGVVSTMYQELTLSHLYKLKACGAESVTVILRREADRREQEYRIQKYLKMADRLNLKFKSIVLPKEETVDLVVRKNGADQLLSLVEKTETDTVHTHRRSMLLQDIKENFDTAMGCPPDVSVGYALNTFPKLTQEIDGIQSGCFYVSSKPFGLKTTLLSSLALDLIQSNPNLKLIYIALETPRRQIFDRLVAMLIGESVLTVRKQSEDEAVNQKILEATRDLMAFVRNNRLEIWDDQNGFDNIVLLQNLKEEIREHRNLVVVIDGIDHLKVADHADLSDIHERRSSVILDLYKALDIPMFLGGELIDSEKGLVGPRAYLRDSDAIYWLESKGGNMFLTVDSKRLGNNQLYQGTLSIDPASNRMQEEAELE, via the coding sequence ATGATTATTGACCAAGAACATGCCGGAATTGTCATGCGAGCCAAGACCCATCCGCGACAGCTGGGAATCCCTTTAAGTCGCTGGGGCCGAAACCTGATTGCATGCTGCCCGTTTCATTCTCCCGAAGAAACGTCTTTGTTCTTTTATGACGCCCTAGGTTACTGGCGTTACCGCTGCTTGCAGTGCGGAAGCGAGGGCGATCTCGTTGAATTTGTAATGCGAAGCCGTTTTAACGGCATGGACGAACCTGCCGCCCGAGCAGAAGCCGTCAACTTTTTGGGAAATCTCGAGCCGGAACACGACCTGCAAGAAGAACACCCGTGGATTAAGGAAATCGGTGGCGAAAAATCCAAGGTTCTCGAAAACTTTGTGCGCTACTGCCACTGGGCCGCTTGCAAGAGCCCGTCTTCTGCCGAATTCTTGGCCGCTCGCGGCTGGAGCATTGGCCAGGCCCAACTTTACGGCATCGGCTATTATAGCGGCGACCCGGAACCGTTCGTAAGTTTCTGCATGATGTCGGGAATCGAACGCCACCAGATCAGTTTCTATCTGGACAACCTGGACGCCTACCACGAACCCCGCATTACGATTCCTGCCCGCAATTCCAAGGGTCTGATTCATTCTGTTTACGGACGAGTGATTAACGAAAACGACAGTCCACACACCTACGTTTCTTATGCCTCGGGCCCCAGCGACATTCCGTTCAACATCCAGTCCGACGTTACAAAACCGATTGTCGTGGAAGGATTCTTTGACGCCTTGACCGCAGACCTCGCCGGCATTCCGGGCGTAGTTTCGACCATGTACCAGGAACTTACCCTGAGCCACTTGTACAAGCTTAAAGCTTGCGGCGCCGAATCGGTGACCGTCATCCTCAGGCGCGAAGCGGATCGCCGCGAACAGGAATACCGCATTCAGAAATACCTGAAGATGGCAGACCGCCTCAACCTGAAATTCAAATCGATCGTTCTCCCGAAAGAAGAAACGGTTGACCTGGTGGTTCGCAAAAACGGTGCAGACCAGTTGCTTTCGCTCGTCGAAAAAACGGAAACCGACACCGTGCACACCCACCGTCGTTCCATGCTGTTGCAGGACATCAAGGAAAACTTCGATACGGCCATGGGTTGCCCGCCCGATGTAAGCGTCGGCTATGCTCTCAACACCTTCCCGAAACTGACTCAGGAAATTGACGGCATCCAGTCCGGCTGTTTCTATGTGTCCTCGAAACCTTTCGGTCTCAAGACCACGCTCCTTTCGAGCCTCGCCTTGGACTTGATCCAAAGCAACCCCAACCTCAAGCTGATCTACATCGCCCTCGAAACGCCCCGCCGCCAGATTTTTGACAGGCTCGTAGCCATGCTCATTGGCGAATCGGTGCTGACCGTTCGCAAGCAGAGCGAAGACGAAGCCGTGAACCAGAAGATTCTGGAAGCGACTCGCGATCTGATGGCGTTCGTGCGCAACAACCGCCTTGAAATTTGGGACGACCAAAACGGCTTTGACAACATCGTCCTTCTCCAGAACCTGAAAGAAGAAATCAGGGAACACCGGAACCTGGTCGTGGTCATTGACGGCATTGACCACTTGAAGGTCGCCGACCACGCCGACCTTTCGGATATTCACGAAAGACGTTCCTCGGTCATTCTCGACCTGTACAAGGCACTGGACATTCCGATGTTCCTGGGCGGCGAACTCATCGATTCCGAAAAGGGACTCGTGGGACCGCGCGCCTACCTGCGCGATTCCGACGCCATTTACTGGCTCGAATCCAAGGGCGGCAACATGTTCCTGACCGTCGATTCCAAGCGCCTCGGCAATAACCAGCTTTACCAAGGGACGCTTTCGATTGACCCGGCTTCAAACCGCATGCAAGAAGAAGCCGAGCTCGAATAA
- the ruvC gene encoding crossover junction endodeoxyribonuclease RuvC produces the protein MIVLGIDPGTITTGYAFIESNGQKVKVLEYGTLHAPASHALEDRLLHIVSGLEELLDKYKPESFGMEGIFFAKNAKSALVLGHIRGAVLVACRKRGMTYSEYSPRVVKQAVTGDGGASKEQVANMIFARLGIQGGNLPLDASDALAIAWTHANPSPLNDAVSKVLGKKKVVRKKKATTKQWLDLIEKMGGLV, from the coding sequence ATGATTGTCCTTGGAATAGATCCCGGTACCATAACGACCGGATATGCTTTTATCGAGTCGAACGGGCAGAAAGTAAAGGTCCTCGAGTATGGAACCTTGCATGCTCCGGCGAGCCATGCGCTCGAAGACCGTTTGCTGCATATCGTTTCCGGGCTCGAAGAATTGCTGGACAAGTACAAGCCTGAATCTTTCGGGATGGAAGGAATCTTTTTTGCGAAGAATGCCAAGAGCGCCTTGGTGTTGGGGCACATTCGCGGCGCGGTTCTTGTGGCTTGCCGCAAGCGTGGCATGACTTATAGCGAATACAGTCCGCGTGTCGTCAAGCAGGCCGTTACAGGCGATGGCGGTGCATCCAAGGAACAGGTGGCCAACATGATTTTTGCGCGCCTTGGAATCCAGGGCGGGAATCTTCCGCTGGATGCTTCCGATGCTCTCGCGATTGCATGGACTCACGCCAATCCCTCGCCGTTGAACGATGCGGTTTCGAAAGTTCTCGGCAAGAAGAAGGTCGTGCGCAAAAAGAAGGCAACGACCAAGCAGTGGTTAGATTTGATTGAAAAGATGGGAGGGCTTGTCTAG
- a CDS encoding M15 family metallopeptidase, which yields MDSKICYGLRLVDSADFVKVDGYIVDKNVLDDYNKLKETFAKSGFALRIESAYRPFERQLSIWNRKASGELKLLSAEGLPMERPSDEEELMYAILTWSALPGASRHHLGTDLDVVDGNACPAGYEVELTPAECDGMFRPFHEKLTELVGAGESFGFERVFVPGRGKIQPEKWHIAHLPTSRRYLENFSLKELRALYEKTDIACKSALLDNLEALAENYIYPYFV from the coding sequence GTGGACTCCAAGATTTGTTACGGCCTTCGACTGGTTGACTCCGCTGATTTTGTCAAGGTTGACGGTTATATCGTTGACAAAAATGTTCTCGATGATTACAACAAATTAAAAGAAACTTTTGCGAAGTCCGGTTTCGCGCTCCGCATTGAATCGGCTTACCGCCCGTTTGAACGACAGCTTTCCATTTGGAATCGCAAGGCAAGCGGCGAACTGAAATTGCTTTCCGCCGAAGGACTCCCCATGGAGCGCCCGAGTGATGAAGAAGAATTGATGTATGCGATTTTAACCTGGTCGGCGCTCCCTGGCGCAAGCCGTCACCATTTGGGGACCGATTTAGACGTGGTCGATGGCAATGCATGCCCTGCCGGCTACGAGGTGGAACTTACGCCTGCCGAATGTGACGGCATGTTCCGCCCCTTCCATGAAAAGCTGACCGAACTTGTCGGGGCGGGCGAGTCCTTCGGCTTCGAGCGAGTCTTCGTGCCTGGCCGCGGTAAAATCCAGCCCGAAAAGTGGCACATCGCGCACTTGCCGACCTCGCGCAGGTACCTTGAAAATTTCTCGCTGAAAGAACTCCGCGCCCTCTACGAGAAAACCGATATTGCCTGCAAATCGGCGCTGCTCGACAATCTCGAAGCGCTCGCCGAAAACTATATCTACCCGTATTTCGTGTAG
- the mpaA gene encoding murein tripeptide amidase MpaA: MNFSPESRGILRLPLADYGRSTLGASLRYIPCSGKCRLLVVAGIHGEEPETTFLLSRVLRAFEKPFESVAFVLCANPDGVTLGTRGNANGVDLNRNFPTSNWNKEPVGSRSILEAPRDTLLSAGVAPGSEPETAALVSLIQQLAPATILSMHAPMACVDAPECTAMVDSLCEAFGVPWHADIGYPTPGSLGTWCKEQKSPECITLELPRMSLEALFDRYAHSFAEWLENV; this comes from the coding sequence ATGAACTTCTCGCCTGAATCCCGCGGAATCTTGCGCTTGCCTCTTGCCGACTACGGCCGCTCCACCCTTGGCGCGTCCTTGCGTTACATTCCGTGCTCCGGCAAATGCCGCTTGCTTGTGGTCGCCGGAATTCATGGTGAAGAACCCGAAACCACGTTCTTGCTGAGCCGTGTGCTCCGTGCTTTCGAAAAGCCTTTTGAATCGGTCGCCTTCGTCCTTTGCGCCAATCCCGATGGAGTCACGCTTGGCACCCGCGGAAACGCCAACGGGGTAGACCTCAACCGCAATTTCCCGACCTCTAATTGGAACAAGGAACCCGTAGGTTCCCGCTCCATTCTAGAAGCCCCGCGCGATACGCTTCTCTCGGCTGGTGTTGCTCCCGGAAGTGAACCGGAAACGGCGGCTCTCGTTTCGCTGATTCAACAACTTGCTCCCGCCACAATCCTTTCGATGCATGCGCCTATGGCCTGTGTCGACGCTCCGGAATGCACCGCCATGGTAGATTCATTGTGCGAAGCATTCGGAGTCCCTTGGCATGCCGACATCGGGTATCCGACTCCCGGCAGCCTCGGCACTTGGTGCAAGGAACAAAAAAGTCCAGAGTGTATCACCCTGGAACTTCCGAGAATGTCTTTAGAGGCTTTGTTTGACCGCTACGCCCATTCGTTTGCCGAATGGCTTGAAAACGTCTAG
- a CDS encoding phosphatidylcholine/phosphatidylserine synthase, with product MGKSRFILPNAFTSMNFLLGVFAICWVTGAFSSFTTSDPIRTGAYFIILSVLLDKLDGFAARLVNASSEFGAQFDSLADLIAFGLAPAFTIFFAYKTLSPEWFQANGALLIVTFSIYVLCAAMRLAKYNACDSDTYHHHFSGLPSTFAGAINAILIVYLKANGLFENSESPMMFVPVLVMLVTGLLMVSPLFLPKLQPRRNQLFNIGQAILIVITYICGFLFISEKVPFILEYLLILCSSYLVIGFTVGLVQRKKIIENAEKNKIEERR from the coding sequence ATGGGTAAATCTCGTTTTATTTTGCCGAATGCGTTTACCAGCATGAATTTTCTTCTGGGCGTTTTTGCCATCTGTTGGGTGACCGGCGCATTCAGTTCCTTTACAACTTCTGACCCTATTCGCACCGGTGCCTATTTCATTATCTTGAGCGTTCTCCTGGACAAGCTGGATGGCTTTGCCGCCCGTCTCGTGAATGCAAGTTCCGAGTTCGGCGCCCAGTTCGACAGCCTTGCCGACCTGATTGCCTTCGGTCTTGCTCCGGCCTTTACGATTTTCTTTGCCTATAAGACATTGTCTCCGGAATGGTTCCAGGCCAACGGTGCGCTCCTGATTGTCACCTTCTCGATTTACGTGCTTTGCGCCGCCATGCGCCTCGCCAAGTACAACGCCTGCGATAGCGACACCTACCACCACCACTTCTCGGGCCTTCCGTCCACCTTTGCAGGTGCAATCAACGCAATCCTGATCGTGTACTTGAAGGCAAACGGCCTGTTCGAAAATTCCGAAAGTCCCATGATGTTCGTCCCCGTTCTGGTGATGCTTGTGACCGGACTTTTGATGGTGAGCCCGCTCTTCTTGCCCAAGCTCCAGCCGCGCAGGAACCAGCTGTTCAACATCGGCCAGGCTATCCTTATTGTAATTACCTATATCTGCGGATTCCTGTTCATTTCGGAAAAAGTTCCGTTTATTCTGGAATACCTGCTGATTCTTTGCTCCAGCTACCTGGTGATCGGCTTTACGGTAGGCCTTGTCCAGCGTAAAAAGATTATCGAAAACGCTGAAAAGAACAAGATCGAGGAACGCCGCTAG